Proteins from one Bos taurus isolate L1 Dominette 01449 registration number 42190680 breed Hereford chromosome 7, ARS-UCD2.0, whole genome shotgun sequence genomic window:
- the LOC112447504 gene encoding small ribosomal subunit protein uS14-like: MKLVNATAFQESNVGHQQLYWGHLRKFSEGSRSCRVCSNRHGLIRKHCLNMGHQYMKDIGFVKSD; encoded by the exons ATGAAACTAGTAAATGCCACTGCATT TCAAGAAAGCAACGTGGGTCACCAGCAGCTCTACTGGGGCCATTTGAGAAAATTCAGCGAAGGTTCTCGCTCTTGCCGGGTCTGCTCAAACAGGCACGGTCTGATCCGGAAACACTGCCTCAATATGGGCCACCAGTACATGAAGGACATTGGCTTTGTTAAATCAGACTAA